A window of Malania oleifera isolate guangnan ecotype guangnan chromosome 2, ASM2987363v1, whole genome shotgun sequence genomic DNA:
AGTTCTCATGGAAGAAGTGGGTCTGACATAAACTACTTCCTAAGAAAGTATCACTGTGTATGTGGAAAGCCATGTTCCAATATCTTCCCGTAGATGAGAGAGTGCGAAAATTAGGATTTGATATGGTCTCATGTTGCAACTGCTGCGTAGATAAAAAAAGGAGTCTCTTAATCATGTTCCGAGTACAAAATCTATCGCAAGTATGGTATGGAAGAGAGAAACATCTCTCTtgggaattctaaattttgatgtTGAATCATCGAGGGTGAAAATTAGTAGATGATTCATATATGCcaaaaaatcaacccaaaaacATACGATCATCGGTTTgttacctactataatttcttAGAGACTATGACTCAGAGGTTGTAAAGCCCGCATAGAATATAAGTATGAGTTGGGGAATGCAATTTGGTTATCTCTGAGGTTTTGACTTGCAAAAATTGCAGAAGGTATGAAGGATTCTTTACCCCTCTATAGATAAGAGTTTATTTAAAGAGTTCAAGGTGAAAACAAAAACACCAAAGGTTAGAATTTCTCTAAAAGTAGTCTGGAAAAAACCTCCTGTAGGTTCcttgaagctaaatatagatggCACTTGTAGAGGAAATCTGggttcttgtggtggtggtggtatcatcTGCGACTCATCAAGTAGTATTAAGGCTGCTTTCTCTGAAAAATTTGAGCCATGTTCTAATAATGGAGCGGAGTTGTGGGCTCTTACTAGTGGTGTTTGACTCTGTAAAGAGTTGAgatatcagaatatttgtattgaaagtgaCTTGGAATTGGTGGTAGGATGACTCACATATGGAATTTATTCCTTCTCGTACTTATGGGACTTTTGGGAATTTTTAGAGGAGTTACAAGGTCTTCAGTTCTCTATAGAACACCAATTTAGAGACGGTAATCAGGTGGTAGATTTCTTGGCTTGTCAAGGTAAGAGAGGTAATACGAGGAGATACTTTGTAGGTGATGTGCTGCCAAAtaaaatgagaggtctcattcgtatggataagatgagtattccaagccttcttttaattgtcatcatttgatttttttttttgttttcctctGGTTTATGTTTGCAGGCAATTGAtattatttttcaggaaattTGTTTATGTTTGCTTTTGTTTGGTTTTGATTACATATAGACATGTTTATATTGTTTTAGTTAAATAATGGTATTGATTTTTTTAGTATTGATTTTGATAGTATATTTTTAAATCTTATGTGTCCTACTTGTAACTATCAATGAAATTGaggttttcattaaaaaaaaaaaaaaaaaaaaagccccatAAGGCCAGTGGGCTCTCCCGAGCTCTTTTTTCCTAGTTGCAAGTGAATACAGATGGGGATATGAGACCAGGGCTCGATTTTTGGTGTCTACAATTACAAATTGACCACTTGCATTAAACTTTATTTAAATCATTGTTTTATTAATCATACATTTAGTCATCATTTATTCTTAATCACTAAACATTCCTTTACTTCATTTCATCCAAAGGCCATCATGAGCTAAACATTCTTTAATTGGCTTTGAActtgggctttttttttttctttcgagGTACGCTAGATTGAGCTGCCTTATTGAATGTGGATCTTTGCAATGTCCTATAATTCAATATACCCTATTTTAAAATAGTACAATTTTTAGAGAGTTTTTAAACTTGGGGCTAATTCACATTTCTAGTCcatcgaaaaatatttttcatgaattgTAGGTTGATTTCATTGATTTTGAaccacctctttttttttttttaaaacatcattGTTCTTCATCAAGCAAAAGCAAACACAATCATTTTCAAACAAGTTGCCTCATGAAGTTAGGGGCTTGTTGCTTCCTTGTTTCACCATTTGAAACCAGCATTGATTTGCATTTTATCCTTCATTAAGGTATGACATATGAATGAGTTCGTTTAGAATTACTTTATTTATACGATATTATGTCATCTTTCATTAATACGTCTTTGCATTATTTAATACCTACATCATATGATATTATTCGTCACTCGATGACATGACATTGCATAATTCAACACCTACGTCATATGATTTATTACATTGTCAATGCATTCGTTGACATGACATCACATCATTCAACATCTACACTAACATTATAccttcaaaattttttaatttttaatttttatttttaagagcACTTTAATTTATGCACAGAAAAATATTTATGTAGATTTGATCGAGCGATTTGAGAGACAAGAATGCCAACCTGTTGTTGGGTGCATTGGGTCTTTGGTTTGCTGAAATTGGAAATAAGACAAAAGTAGAGCAGTCTCTTAATTCAAACAAGATAGAGCCTAGAGTAGGATTTTTTATGGTAGTACATGACTATATTCAACTTGGCATACATGAAATCTTCAAAAAAATTCTAGACTAATTATATATGAAAAATGCATGGATGAGTAAATTTTGTAGGATCTCCAAGttgggattttaaaaaaattgatttttaagatATGTTACGAggggatttttttctttttcatttaagATTCAACTTCCATAcgatgattttaaatttttttcttcagCTTTTGCTCATTGCTACTTTTTAGGGATATCActtgtaataatgttttaaaaataCGCTTTTTGAATGTCTTTGGGAGCATTGATTTTGGGTTTTGAGTGGATTTCATGTAAATTGGGATGAAACTCAATACAAGTTTTTCTTATTATATTTGTccaaatccataaaaattcaaatccaaatccaaacgAGGCTCAAACTCCACCTCCCACCTCCCAAACATGGGGTTTGGATCTTTTCCCATCTTATATTTAAAGATAGAAAAGCAAATGAACTATAACCTTAAAAGGATACACTTCATATGTCTTATATTGGCCCAAAATATGTACTTAGATTCTGTTTGGTTCATGGAATATCTATTTGTAAGAATAAAATCATAAAGTAAGAATTTGATGCCATACAAAAGAATTTGATGCCATACAAACtggaatatcttttgcaaacgaTAATGCAAAAGTTTTTGTAATTATTCCCAAATTCCACCAAAATATCTATTCCCATCCTATTATGTGTTTATTGGTGTACCACAGCTTTTGCGTCTAAATTTTTATGTTCACATTCAATTTTTACCACAATTCTATCTTCTTCCATTGGAATAGACATTTCTCAAATAAAAAATAACCTTAATTCATTAGCTGAACACTAAATATAATTCTGTTCATGGCAGAACACCTTCTGTGCAAGCTGCATAATTAActtaaaactcaaaatttttgcaGGTAAACCTTCTCAGCTTGAAAGACATTCCAAAGAAAACTAAAGAGTAATATTGCTTTATTGTTCCTCAagattttgcatatttataacttcaaaagataaaaggaTGCTACATGCATACAATAGATGACATAATAATCTTGCAATGGCTTCATTCTGCTAACCTTATTTAGCAAAGACCCATACACCAGGTATCCGACACTTGGAGGGTTCGGTTCATTCTACAATTCTCGTGTCACGATGAGGAAGGAAGTAAGTGTCCTCGGAGGAAAGAAGAGATCATGGTTAATGCTCTCTCTGGTTGGTCGGTTGGAACCATGTGTCCAGCTCCTCTTACTGTCGCTAACGTTAATCCTTTGTATTGTACCACATATCCACCCACCTTAATTCCAAAATAAACTAACGTTAGCAGTGGAAAGTTCAGTAAGGTGAGAATTTGTAGGCTTTCTCCACAGTTCAATCAGGAAGAAAACATAAGCAAGCAGTGGAGCTGGAGCCCCTATGTTAAAATATATTACCTCATAGTTGGTGTACCATGGACGCCAAGCCGAAACAATGGGAAGCTTGAGGGTGTTAATGGAGTACCTGGATGAAGTAATTGGCACGACAGCATCTATATCCCCACTGCGTTGAATTGCAAGTATCGATCtctttgttaatttttttaacaTGATTTTCTTCACAAAATTAAGTTTCGCTCAATTGGTAGGTGCTTGAGAGCATGAAGTTCAAGCCTTCGATTTTTTTAATAAGACTCAAAGTATAAATTAGTATTGTATTTTATCCAAATGGATCCTGAGATGAATGGGCGGGGCATCGAGCTAATTACCTGTAAATCCATACCCTTATACCGCTCGCCATTAGATGCTCGATGATGGGTAGGATGGTACTCGGGCTTTCAGTCCAAGTAAAATAGCTGCATATATATCCATTACAATGCATGAGAGAACAATGaagcatatatatatttagaatTCATTAAGGCTTTGTTTGTATCAAGGATTTTATTGGATAAAAGAAAAGctaaggaaaataagaaaaaaattaaaattatttattatattatctcTTTCTCAAATAATACTAAGAATAAAAATTTGATCAATGATGACTTAgtattaagaaaaatcaaaggtTAATGAtatgtaaatttattttttggttCATTAATTGATGtgttacatatgtatatatatatacacatatatattattttcttacttgttttcctcCATATTCAAACATAAAAAAGTAATTTCCTTTgtaatttctctcttttctttcaaGATTCCAAAGTTCTAAGACGTGGTCTAAATGAATTTTTTAGATGAATTATATAAATTGTGATTGATCATCGCAATTAATTAGTACCTGCAGTAGCCCCAAGTTGTTCGATTAGCATGAAGAGCTGCTTGCACTTCAGGGATATTCAAATATGAGTTGATGTAGTGCTCTGAACATGGATCGGGATTATAAATCTGctcaaaacaaatcaaaatatgaaattgATAGATTAACTTTTGATGTATTTTACATGAAGTTAATTAACTTGTGAGGACAAATTAAAGGTACAAGGACTTGTAAATCtgtttaaaacaaattaaaatattaagaatTTGGCAAACACTTCATTTTAAGAgaatgattgtatatataaatatatattagctaCGAACAACTTTAAAATAAGCATAAAAAGACTTACAGAACCATTTGATCTATTTTTTGATGAAGCATTGAGGCAGGGTGTTGCATAAATGTTGTGCAGATCAACATCACCAATTTCATCAATAGCATTACCCAAAAATCTCCCACATTGGGTAGATATACTTAAATTTGTAAAATCACAGTAAGAATGGATGCCTTTGTTGGTTTCATCAGAGAGCATGGCATGTGTCCATAAATAATCTAATATCCCCACCATATGTGTAGCATCATCAATCAATGCATTCCCTATCTGAAACACTCCACCATTTGTtggaagggaaagagagaatcaaacaatacaaaatGAGGTATAATTCCATGCAATGATTAATTATAAGTACTAGAAAATGCACAGAAGAGTTAAAATTCTAATGCTGAAAACTTACAGCTATGCCTTTGAGATTTATGATGGTTCTCTTTGCATTCTTGTTGTTGAGGAGAATGGTGTATGCCAGTTGAGGCGCATAGTGGCCAGCATAGCTCTCCCCTGCTATGAAGAAGTCCCTGGTTTTGTATTGTGGAAACCTTTGGAGCCACTTGACAAGAAAAGTATAGGCATCTTTTGCAGTGCTTATGTCACCCGTTCGTTGGTAATCTGAAGTTGTGTTTGAGTATGAAAACCCAACACCAGCTGGAGACTCCAAGAAGACCACGTTGGCCACTGTCATACGCATATGGTTCAATTTAGTCTTTTGTTtaacaagaaaagaagagaaagaagatgaACAAGGAAGGTAATTGAGTCTGCATACCATTGTTCCATGAATAGTTATTTCTAAAGAGTGTTTTACCATCTTTCTTGACTCTGAAGGGTCCTAGTTCCATCATGGCTCCATAACCAAAAGAGGAGCATCCTGGCCCTGTCAATCAAACCCATCATTCCATCAAGGGCCTTTGCATATGAAGTGAAAGCTAGAAAATGTAGACTTCAAAATTCTACAAATTGGTCAAAGCAAGAAATGACAAACTGATAAGGTTAAAAAACCAAGCTTAATGTCTATGCATATTAGATTGTCATACTGAATATTATGCTGTGACAGAACCAAAGGTTAGTGTATATTTCTGTCACTTTGCCTTATAATTACCTCCATTGAGCCACAGGACCAAAGGATTAGTGGAAGAGTTCTTTGGGGACTCAACAAAATAATAGAAAAGAGCTTTTCCAGCCTTGGGATCAACTGTAACATATCCTGAGTACTGATTAAAATTCACCCCTTTTGGTTGCCCTGGCAACTTAAGGATCCTATCAGCTTCCATCGATCCATCTTGCGGCTTGTCAAACATGGTCAGATGCTCCTCTGTTGTACCAAGTTTTGCCCAAGAAACGGCAAGAGGTGGGTTCTGTGACCTTCTTGACATGATCAACCTGTAAAGGTTGTCGACCTGGTTATTAGCATCAGTACTGAAGCCAATGCACAGAAGGCAGACGGAGCCTAACAAACAGTGAAAAACTGCAAGTTTAGTCATCTTGTTGTTTTAACTTATGCCTTAACTTGCATGAGATGGTGTGTTAGAACTTAAAAGGAGCACATGTATATATAGATAGCTTCTTAAACCAATTATTAGCCTTGCCTTAATCTGCACGACATGGTGTGTTAGaacattttctttaaaaaaattctgAGTTAGTTTTTTCTTGGCCTTGTGTCAAAACCTTTTTTATTAGCTGGACAAGCACGATGCAGATAGGCCGTGTAAACACAATCTGTTATTTCCAAAGCAACATTTGCGGATACTTCCAAGAGGGAATGACCAAAATTGGCTTGCATGACCACGTAATTTGTTAAGAAATTATAGAACACGCCAGTCGTGTCTCTTAAGGGACGTCTGGGTTGAAGCTTGACCCCTTCATATTCGATGTTTCGGCTCAAATTAAGGAAGAAATGAGAAAGGGATATGATGAAGATGGATTACTTTAGGTTGTGGCTTGCAACTTGGAATAAAAACGCTTAATAGATTTTCCTGCTAAGGCGAAGTAAATTCCTCAGTCACCAGGTCAGTCCCTTCAATTCAGCAGAAGTGGGAATGGGTTGAACCAAGATTGACTCCATCAACTCAGTCCGAGCTGGCCTGAACCAATCTGGACAAGGGTTGAAGGTGGGTCAAACCAGTCCTtcactttaaaaagaaaaaaaaaaaattgtgttcaAGTCACTTTTTTTAAGCAAATAAGTTTCATCTTCTcccaataaaataaataaataaataaaatattaaaattgctAGACACTAGACAACAAATACATCAACTTTAGCTAATATTTATTGGGTAAAAACAAAAGTAATAAACTATAAAAGAATATTtttgaaaacaagaaaaaaaaaaattcgaaagTTTAATTAAGATGACCGTTCGTcattattttttcactttcaaTGAATTAATGTGTGAGAATTACAATTAATATCTTTATAATGTTTATGTTTGTAAATGGTGTAATATTATTTTTGCAAGAAAATATTATTGCATAtaatattcagtatatatatatatatatatatgtatattacataTTATTCCATATTGACATCACTGGTTCAACCACTGGTTCGACTACAGGACCAACCCAGTGGCTTCACAGGTTCAGTCCCCAGTTCAAGTTTTAAAACCATGTGCTCCCACCAACTAGCTGTTGGGGTTTTACAGATCAAGTAATTGATGGATAAAAATAAACAGAGCACACACATACCAATATTGACAccagagttacgtggttcggccaaattccggcctacgtccacgggagtgAGAGATTACTATTTACTGGGAAAgatacagaggaggaggaggatacaatcactCAACTCTCACTCAACTCTCTTATGCACGCTGCAACACACCACACTCACTTCTCACTACACACATATCTCATATACAActccacacacatatatatacacacagcGGGAGCAAAAACTTCAACGGGCGGTGGCAAATGTCAACATGTCCGGCAGAGCAGGTGGAGCAGCAAAGGTTGACGGAGATCCTGCCGGCGCCGTAGATGTTGAAGAAGCAGCAGCCGTAGCAGCCATCTGctttgactgggtatggatccatcaattctccccctccatacccatagGAGGAGAATAATATGTTAATCTTCAATTGACGTCCATCCCAGCTATATCCCTACATAGCTGGAGCTTCTCATAAGTTACCCCTTTTGTTAACATGTCTGCCGGATTCTCTTTAGTATGAATTTTGACTAGCTTCAACAGTTGTTGTTCCATCACTTCGCGTATCCAATGATAgcgaatgtcaatatgttttgttcgaGAATGGTATattgaattcttgctcaagtccagtgcactctgactatcacaatgtaccttgtattcttcctgtttgactcctaactcttgaagaaaccgttttaaccacaacatctccttcccagcttccgctgcggcaatatattctgcttttgttgtggatagggcaacacacttttgcaattttgactgccatgatacagctccccctgcaaaggtgaacaaaaaacctgatgtggactttcttccatcaagatcaccagccatgtctgcatcagtgtaaccctccaagattggttcagcttccccgaaacataagcacaatcccgatgtacctttcaagtacttgagaatccatttcacagcttcccAATGGTCTTTCCCTAGATTGGAAAGAAACCTGCTCACAACACCTACCGCGTGGGCAATGTCTGGTCTCGTACATACCATTGcgtacatcaagcttccaactgCTGATGAGTATGGGACTATTGACATTTCTTCCCTTGATGAGTGAGACAACTTCTTGCTTAGCTTGAAATGATTAGCCAGTGGAGTACTTACTGGCTTGGCACTTTCCATGTTGAACTTTTTGATTACCCGTTCAATATACTTCTCCTGTGATAACCATAACTTTCTGGCTTTCCTGTCGCGACTGATCCTGATGCCtaggatctgctgagctgggcctAAGTCCTTCATTTCAAAAGACTTAGACAACTCCATCTTTAGCTTGTTGATCTTGCTTGTATCCTGACCaatgatcaacatgtcatcaacatagagtaataGCATGACAAGACTACCATCCGGAAATATCTGAACATATGCACACTGATCTGCTGCAGTCCTCTTGTATCCGTGACTCACCATGAAAGAGTCAAATTTTctataccactgtctcggtgcttgcttaagaccgtagagacttttcttcaacctgcagacTAGATGTTCTTTCCCTGGAACTTCAAATCCTTTTGGTTgctccatgtagatgtcttcttccaagtctccatgtaagaaggctgtcttcacatccatttgttcaagcTCTAGATTCATCTTGGCTACTAATCCGAGTATGACtcgaattgttgtcattttcactACTGGCGAAAATATCTCGTCAAAGTCAACACCTTTCTtttgttcgaaacctttgacgacCAATCTGGCTTTATGCGTCACAATTTTTCCACTGCCATCTTTCTTAAGCttgaacacccatttgttccttagtgctcttttccctttgggaagtcttaccagctcatacgtttgattcttatgtaaagAATTTACCTCTGCTTTCATAGCTTGTATCCATTTGGCTTTGTCGGTATGAGACTGGACCTCTTGGAAACTTTCTGGCTCCCCCTCATCAGTGAGTAAAAGATATTCTGATTCTGGATATTTTCTCGACGGAATCAGAATACGACCTCTTTCAGATCTTCTGGGCTCAGCTTCTTCTGGAGGAGGATATACCTCATCATCTGACTGATGTGATGATTCTGCAATTTCTGGTGAAGGGGGTTGTTGCTCCCCCTACTCAACACCTTCTACATCTGTTTCCAAAGGATCATCCTGCAATTCTCCATGGTTTGTGGGAGAATATGATGGTGTAGGATCTGTTACAATAACAGGAGCACCGGAACTAGGCTGGTTAGACTTTGTTTGTGGTTCAAAATCCTCAAACACctggttttcatggaaaaccacatctctcAATCTGATGACCTGCTTCCTCTCTGGATCCCATAATCTGTAGCTGAATTCATCATCTCCATAGCCAATAAAGATACATGGAATGGACTTCACGTCGAGCTTTTGCCTCTGTTCATTAGATATATATGCAAAAgctttgcacccaaacactcttaGATGAGTGTAAGAAACTTTTCTTCTGGTCCATTCTTTCTCTGGAATTCCAAAGTTAAGTGGTGCTGACGGTGATCTGTTAATAAGGTAACATGCGGCACGAATAGCTTCCCCCCAGAATGGCTTAGGTAATTTAGCCATACTAAGCATGCTTCTAACTCTCTCCATAATAGTCCGATTCATTCTCTcagctacaccattatgttgtggggtaCGTGGGACCGTCTTTTCATGCCTAATACCACGTTCAGTACAGTATGCTCTGAACTCGTTGGAAGTATACTCGCCTCCATTGTCTGTCCGGaggcacttcaatttcttccctgtttgcctttccaccatagcatgaaattccttgaaatatttaaaaacctggtcctttgttttcaaaaaatatacccACACTTTCCTTGAAgcgtcatcaataaaggtaacaaaatacctGTTGTCTCCGATTGATTCTACTTCAATGGGTCCGCATACATCAGAATGTACCAAACTCAATGGCTTTGACCTTCTCTTCATAGAGGAACTAAATGAAACTCTATGCTGTTTCCCAAATAAGCAGTGATCACATGGGTTTAAGGCAAtaccttttgtgatttttataaatGCCTTCTTCGCCAGTGTAAGGAGTCCTTTTTCTCCCTCGTGTCCGAGTCTCTTGTGCCATAGGTTTGGTGATGCTTCATCTTCCACTGCATTGATGGCATCAGTACAAATCTTCACCTGCGTTTTGTACAATGTGCAGCAAATGCGTCCTCGTGCTATTGTCAAATTACCTTTTGATAATTTCCAAGCACCTTTCCCAAAGTAGCTTTCGTAGCCCTGTTTATCAAGGGCTGCCCCAGAAATAAGGTTTAGCCGAAGGTCTGGGACATGTCGCACATCCTTTAGTGTTATGGTGCAACCAATATTGGTCACAATCTGCACATCTCCGATTCCCACGATCTGAGAAGAACTAGTGTTCCCCATCTTTACTGTACCAAAATCTCCAGATTTATACATCGTGAAGA
This region includes:
- the LOC131147815 gene encoding serine carboxypeptidase 1-like, which translates into the protein MTKLAVFHCLLGSVCLLCIGFSTDANNQVDNLYRLIMSRRSQNPPLAVSWAKLGTTEEHLTMFDKPQDGSMEADRILKLPGQPKGVNFNQYSGYVTVDPKAGKALFYYFVESPKNSSTNPLVLWLNGGPGCSSFGYGAMMELGPFRVKKDGKTLFRNNYSWNNVANVVFLESPAGVGFSYSNTTSDYQRTGDISTAKDAYTFLVKWLQRFPQYKTRDFFIAGESYAGHYAPQLAYTILLNNKNAKRTIINLKGIAIGNALIDDATHMVGILDYLWTHAMLSDETNKGIHSYCDFTNLSISTQCGRFLGNAIDEIGDVDLHNIYATPCLNASSKNRSNGSIYNPDPCSEHYINSYLNIPEVQAALHANRTTWGYCSYFTWTESPSTILPIIEHLMASGIRVWIYSGDIDAVVPITSSRYSINTLKLPIVSAWRPWYTNYEVGGYVVQYKGLTLATVRGAGHMVPTDQPERALTMISSFLRGHLLPSSS